The Paenibacillus mucilaginosus 3016 genome includes the window GCTTCCGCTTATGGCCGGGCTTCTACCGGCATGGTGTTCACCGCCCGCGGCGTGGAGCAGCAGACGGACGGCTATATGGCAGTCCGTAACTTCCTGAATCTGGTGCTCGTCACAGGCAAAATCGGCCGTCCGGGCTGCGGCTACGGCGCCGTTACCGGCCAAGGCAACGGGCAGGGGGGACGCGAGCACGGGCAGAAGGCGGACCAGCTGCCGGGCTACCGGCTCATCGAGAATGCGGCGGACCGGGCCTATGTGGCCGGTGTCTGGGGCATTGATCCTTCTGAGCTGCCCGGCAAGGGTGTGTCGGCCTACGAGATGATGGAGAAGGTGCATGACAGGGAGATCCGGGCCCTGTTCCTGATGGGCTCGAACCCGATCGTCTCCAACCCCAATGCAGTCTTCGTCGAAGAAGGCTTGAAGAAGCTCGACTTCCTGGTGGTCGCGGACATGCTTATGTCCGAAACCGCGAAGATGGCGGACATCCTCCTGCCGGCCTCGGCCTATCTCGAGAACGAAGGAACCCTGACGAATCTCGAAGGCCGCGTTCTTCTGCGGGAAGCCGCCCGCGAGGTGCCGGGGGAAGTGCAGCATGACTGGCAGATCCTGTGCGGGGTGGCCTCGGTGCTCGGCAGGGGCCGGTACTTCGGGTTCCGTTCGGCAGAGGAGATCTTCGATGAGCTGCGGCATGCGTCCCGCGGCGGGGCGGCGGACTATTACGGCATCACGTACGACCGGCTGCGCCGGGAAGGCGGCGTCTACTGGCCGTGTCCTTCTCCGGACGAAGCGAACTCGGGGCGTCTGTTCGAGGAGACGTTCGCCCATGGCGACGGGCTCGCTGAGCTGCTGCCGGTGGACAGCCGCTTCCCGGTGGAGACGGCCTGCAGCGAGTATCCCCTTTACCTGACGACAGGAAGGGTGCTCTCCCATTATTTGACCGGGGTGCAGACCCGCCGCAGCCCGTCTCTTGCCGCAAGGGAGATCGAGACGTTCGCGGAGCTGCATCCACGCACGGCCCGCCGCTTCAAGATTGGCGAGGGGGCGCTCATTGTGCTGGAGACCCGCAGGGGAACCATGACGGCGCGCACCCGGCTCCATACGGGCATCCGCGAGGATACGGTATTCGTGCCGATGCACTGGGGGGACGGCCAGAACGTGAACCGGCTCACCCATCCGGCGCTCGATCCGGTGTGCCGCATGCCGGGCTTCAAGGTCTGCGCCGTGCGGGTGGAGCCGCTGGTGACC containing:
- the nasC gene encoding assimilatory nitrate reductase catalytic subunit NasC, with amino-acid sequence MKPIGPVLEAGRSTSPLVMDTQCPFCSVQCKMRITGEFDGKRMNYTVEGQPNAASEGRLCVKGMNAYQHALSSERILHPMRRLPDGTFERITWKEAYQEIARRFYEIQRGFGSDAVGVYGGGSLTNESAYLLGKFARVALRTKYIDYNGRFCMSAAASAGNKALGMDRGLTNPLSDIPLAKCIILAGTNIAECQPTLMPYFTRAKEQGAFIIAIDPRETATTQMADLHLQVKPGMDAALANGLLKVILDEGLTDPAFVEGRTRGFTELAAHLEAMDLGVIAGMTGVPAELIRRAASAYGRASTGMVFTARGVEQQTDGYMAVRNFLNLVLVTGKIGRPGCGYGAVTGQGNGQGGREHGQKADQLPGYRLIENAADRAYVAGVWGIDPSELPGKGVSAYEMMEKVHDREIRALFLMGSNPIVSNPNAVFVEEGLKKLDFLVVADMLMSETAKMADILLPASAYLENEGTLTNLEGRVLLREAAREVPGEVQHDWQILCGVASVLGRGRYFGFRSAEEIFDELRHASRGGAADYYGITYDRLRREGGVYWPCPSPDEANSGRLFEETFAHGDGLAELLPVDSRFPVETACSEYPLYLTTGRVLSHYLTGVQTRRSPSLAAREIETFAELHPRTARRFKIGEGALIVLETRRGTMTARTRLHTGIREDTVFVPMHWGDGQNVNRLTHPALDPVCRMPGFKVCAVRVEPLVTARADDL